From a single Andrena cerasifolii isolate SP2316 chromosome 8, iyAndCera1_principal, whole genome shotgun sequence genomic region:
- the Duox gene encoding dual oxidase isoform X1: protein MTRRRPPGPGPRGAFAFTWMLCGVLAAAGTGVLHSYADKQRYDGWYNNLAHPDWGSIGNRLIRKMPAAYSDGVYMLAGQDRPSPRKLSQLFMQGDDGLPSVKNRTALFAFFGQLVTSEIIMASESGCPIEYHRIDVDKCDPVFDKECQGNKYIPFRRADYDRRTGRSPNSPREQINKVTSWVDGSFIYSSSEAWANTMRSFKNGSLLMEPTRNFPVRNTMRAPLFNHAVPHVMRMLSPERLYLLGDPRTNQHPPMLALGILFYRWHNVVATRIQREHPNMSDEDVFQRARRIVIGTLQNIILYEYLPMLLDEDLPPYASYKPDLHPGISHVFQSAAFRFGHTLIPPGIYRRDENCEYRRTNTDQPAIRLCSTWWDSNEVLTNSTIEELIMGLSSQIAEKEDNLLGTDIRNNLFGPMEFSRRDLGALNIMRGRDNGLPDYNTARAHFKLPRRKTWNEINPELFNKNPSLLRTLVEIHSNNLNNVDVYVGGMLESSAGPGELFSTVIKEQFLRLRDSDRFWFENEENGIFTRSEIEEIRRVTLWDVIINATGISPDSIQRNVFVWEGGDPCPQPYQLNSTMLEPCVPLQRYDYFEGSELVYIYACVFLGFVPILCAGAGYGLVKLQNRRRRRLKILQEAIQRQQDGKISVDKMIVREWLHANHRRLVKVKFGPEAALHIVDRKGEKLRTFDFSDVNTVTMEESQENASGHRKALVLLRIPRDYDLVLELDSLASRRKFIAKLEAFLASHKKHFTRSQVGRDIMLAKAETKERRQKKLEQFFREAYALTFGLRPGERRRRSEDSDSGEVVTVMRTSLSKSEFASALGMRADAVFVKKMFNIVDKDRDGRISFQEFLDTVLLFSRGKTEDKLRIIFDMCDKDSNGVIDKEELSEMLRSLVEIARTTSLSDDHVTELIDGMFQDAGLERKDYLTYNDFKLMMKEYKGDFVAIGLDCKGAKQNFLDTSTNVARMTSFHIDQLPAEDSKSWARKQWDAMSTFLEENRQNIFYLFVFYVTTIALFVERFIYYSFMSEHTDLRHIMGVGIAITRGSAAALSFCYSLLLLTMSRNLLTKLKEFSIQQYIPLDSHIQFHKIAACTALFFSVLHTVGHMVNFYHVSTQPLAHLRCLTSEISFPSDARLTISFWLFRTVTGLTGILLFVVMTIIFVFAHPTIRQKAYKFFWSTHSLYVVLYALCLIHGLARLTGSPRFWIFFVGPAIIYALDKMVSLRTKYMALDIIETELLPSDVIKIKFYRPPNLKYLSGQWVRLSCTAFRSNEFHSFTLTSAPHENFLSCHIKAQGPWTWKLRNYFDPCNYNPEDEHPKIRIEGPFGGGNQDWYKFEVAVMVGGGIGVTPYASMLNDLVFGTSTNRYSGVACKKVYFLWICPSHKHFEWFIDVLRDVERKDVTDVLEIHIFITQFFHKFDLRTTMLYICENHFQRLSKKSIFTGLKAINHFGRPDMTSFLKFVQKKHSYVSKIGVFSCGPRPLTKSVMSSCDEVNKGRRLPYFIHHFENFG, encoded by the exons GGCAACTGGTCACGTCGGAGATCATCATGGCCAGCGAAAGTGGTTGCCCCATAGAGTACCATCGGATCGACGTAGACAAATGTGATCCGGTTTTCGACAAGGAGTGCCAAGGTAACAAGTACATTCCCTTCCGGCGAGCGGATTACGACCGGCGAACCGGACGCAGCCCCAATAGCCCTCGTGAACAG ATAAACAAAGTGACGAGCTGGGTCGACGGTAGCTTCATCTACTCGAGCAGCGAGGCGTGGGCGAACACCATGAGGTCCTTCAAGAACGGAAGTCTTCTCATGGAGCCCACGAGAAACTTCCCAGTGAGGAACACCATGCGCGCTCCACTTTTCAATCACGCGGTGCCGCATGTTATGAGGATGCTCAGCCCGGAACGCCTTTACC TTCTCGGTGACCCACGGACGAATCAGCACCCTCCTATGCTGGCCCTGGGAATATTGTTCTATCGGTGGCATAATGTTGTTGCCACGCGGATACAGCGCGAACATCCAAACATGTCCGACGAAGACGTTTTCCAGAGAGCTCGACGTATCGTTATTGGAACGCTGCAG AATATTATTCTATACGAGTACCTTCCAATGCTCTTGGACGAAGATTTGCCACCCTACGCGAGCTACAAGCCGGATCTCCACCCAGGGATCAGCCACGTATTCCAAAGCGCTGCCTTTCGATTCGGTCACACCCTTATACCACCCGGTATATACCGTCGGGACGAAAATTGCGAGTACAGGAGAACCAACACCGACCAGCCAGCCATCAGGCTCTGTTCCACCTGGTGGGACTCAAAC GAGGTCTTAACCAACAGCACCATCGAGGAGCTGATCATGGGCCTGTCCTCCCAAATAGCCGAGAAGGAGGACAATCTCCTGGGCACAGACATCAGGAACAACCTCTTTGGCCCCATGGAGTTCTCTCGCAGAGACTTGGGCGCCTTGAACATCATGCGTGGCAGGGACAATGGTCTCCCAGACTACAACACCGCCAGGGCGCACTTCAAGCTACCTCGGAGGAAAACGTGGAACGAGATTAATCCAGAATTGTTCAACAAGAACCCTTCTCTGCTACGCACGCTAGTGGAGATCCACTCGAATAATCTGAACAACGTGGACGTTTATGTCGGCGGGATGCTGGAGTCCAGCGCTGGCCCTGGGGAGCTATTTTCTACCGTGATAAAGGAGCAGTTTCTTCGCTTAAGGGACTCTGATAGATTCTGGTTCGAGAACGAAGAAAATGG GATCTTTACGAGAAGCGAGATCGAGGAGATTCGTCGCGTTACTTTGTGGGACGTGATAATAAATGCAACTGGTATATCGCCAGATTCTATACAGAGGAACGTGTTCGTCTGGGAGGGCGGAGACCCTTGCCCTCAACCCTATCAGCTGAACTCGACGATGTTGGAGCCGTGCGTCCCATTGCAACGTTACGACTACTTCGAG GGGAGCGAGCTGGTGTACATATATGCCTGCGTTTTCCTCGGCTTCGTGCCGATCCTGTGCGCCGGTGCCGGCTACGGTCTGGTGAAGCTGCAGAACCGGCGTAGGCGGCGACTGAAGATCCTCCAGGAAGCGATACAGAGGCAGCAGGATGGGAAGATCAGCGTGGACAAGATGATCGTGCGCGAGTGGCTGCACGCGAACCATCGCCGGCTGGTGAAGGTGAAATTCGGCCCGGAGGCGGCTCTGCATATCGTCGATCGCAAAGGGGAGAAACTCCGCACGTTCGACTTCAGCGACGTGAACACCGTTACCATGGAGGAGTCTCAG GAAAACGCGAGTGGCCACCGAAAGGCGTTGGTGCTGCTCCGGATACCGCGGGACTACGACCTCGTCCTTGAGCTAGATTCCCTGGCGTCTCGTAGAAAGTTCATTGCGAAACTGGAGGCTTTCCTGGCCTCCCATAAGAAGCACTTCACGCGGTCCCAAGTGGGCAGGGATATTATGCTGGCGAAAGCGGAAACGAAGGAGCGACGTCAGAAGAAACTCGAGCAG TTCTTCAGGGAGGCGTACGCCTTGACTTTCGGCCTCCGACCTGGCGAAAGGCGTCGGCGATCGGAGGACAGCGATAGCGGCGAGGTCGTCACCGTGATGCGCACCTCCTTGTCGAAAAGCGAGTTCGCCAGCGCGCTTGGCATGCGGGCGGACGCTGTGTtcgtgaagaaaatgttcaacaTCGTCGACAAGGATAGGGATGGTCGTATTTCCTTCCAA GAGTTCCTGGACACCGTGCTGCTGTTCTCGAGAGGCAAGACCGAGGACAAGCTGAGGATCATCTTCGATATGTGCGACAAGGACAGTAACGGAGTGATCGATAAGGAAGAATTGTCAGAGATGCTGAGATCGCTGGTGGAAATCGCTAGGACCACCAGTTTGTCTGACGATCATGTCACGGAGCTGATAGACGGGATGTTCCAA GATGCTGGCTTGGAGAGGAAGGACTACCTCACGTACAACGACTTCAAGCTGATGATGAAAGAGTACAAGGGCGATTTTGTGGCGATCGGCCTCGACTGCAAGGGTGCCAAGCAGAATTTCCTTGACACGTCCACGAACGTGGCTCGTATGACCAGCTTTCACATTGACCAGCTTCCAGCCGAGGACTCGAAGAGCTGGGCACGGAAACAGTGGGACGCTATGTCCACGTTTCTCGAGGAGAATAGGCAGAATATATTCTATTTGTTCGTTTTCTACGTGACGACCATAGCTCTCTTCGTCGAGAGATTCATAT ATTACTCCTTCATGTCCGAGCACACGGATCTGAGGCACATTATGGGGGTTGGAATAGCCATCACCAGAGGATCCGCCGCTGCCCTGTCCTTCTGCTACAGCTTGCTACTGTTGACCATGTCCCGCAACCTCCTGACCAAGCTCAAGGAATTCTCCATTCAACAGTACATTCCTCTGGATTCTCACATCCAGTTTCACAAGATTGCCGCCTGCACTGCGCTGTTCTTCTCCGTTCTGCATACAGTGGGGCACATGGTGAATTTTTACCACGTCTCGACCCAGCCGTTGGCTCATCTTCGGTGCCTGACCAGCGAGATCAGCTTCCCCAGCGATGCTCGGCTGACGATCTCCTTCTGGCTATTCAGAACCGTAACAG GTTTAACTGGAATCCTCCTGTTCGTGGTGATGACGATAATCTTCGTGTTTGCCCATCCCACTATTCGCCAGAAGGCGTACAAGTTCTTCTGGTCGACTCATAGCTTGTACGTAGTGCTTTACGCACTGTGTCTGATTCACGGGTTGGCTCGGTTAACTGGTTCACCGCGATTCTGGATCTTCTTTGTCGGGCCTGCTATCATTTACGCCCTCGATAAG ATGGTGAGCCTCCGGACAAAGTACATGGCGTTAGACATCATCGAGACGGAGCTGCTACCGTCGGACGTGATAAAGATCAAGTTCTACAGGCCGCCAAATTTGAAGTACTTGTCTGGCCAGTGGGTGAGGCTCTCCTGCACCGCTTTCAGGTCCAACGAATTTCATTCGTTCACCCTGACCTCGGCGCCGCACGAGAACTTTCTGTCGTGTCACATCAAGGCCCAGGGGCCCTGGACCTGGAAGCTGCGGAACTATTTCGATCCCTGTAATTATAACCCAGAGGACGAGCATCCGAAAATAAGGATAGAAGGTCCATTTGGAGGTGGGAATCAGGACTGGTACAAGTTCGAGGTCGCGGTGATGGTCGGCGGAGGCATCGGGGTCACTCCTTATGCTTCCATGCTGAACGACCTCGTCTTTGGCACTTCTACGAACAGATATTCTGGGGTTGCTTGTAAAAAG GTCTACTTCCTGTGGATATGCCCCTCGCACAAGCACTTCGAGTGGTTCATCGACGTCCTCAGGGACGTCGAGAGGAAGGACGTCACGGACGTCTTAGAGATTCATATATTTATTACTCAATTCTTTCACAAGTTCGATTTACGTACCACTATGCTG TATATTTGCGAGAACCATTTCCAGAGGCTATCCAAGAAGAGTATATTCACGGGGCTGAAAGCGATCAATCATTTTGGTCGGCCCGATATGACGTCGTTCTTAAAGTTCGTTCAGAAGAAACATAGCTAC GTCAGTAAGATAGGAGTATTTAGTTGCGGACCACGTCCATTAACGAAGAGCGTGATGTCCTCTTGCGATGAAGTGAACAAGGGCCGGCGCCTGCCGTACTTCATTCATCACTTCGAGAACTTCGGCTAG
- the Duox gene encoding dual oxidase isoform X2, protein MVTWILFQVDFCGRKKRARSVDCWQMPVIHNRKDSRLIRKMPAAYSDGVYMLAGQDRPSPRKLSQLFMQGDDGLPSVKNRTALFAFFGQLVTSEIIMASESGCPIEYHRIDVDKCDPVFDKECQGNKYIPFRRADYDRRTGRSPNSPREQINKVTSWVDGSFIYSSSEAWANTMRSFKNGSLLMEPTRNFPVRNTMRAPLFNHAVPHVMRMLSPERLYLLGDPRTNQHPPMLALGILFYRWHNVVATRIQREHPNMSDEDVFQRARRIVIGTLQNIILYEYLPMLLDEDLPPYASYKPDLHPGISHVFQSAAFRFGHTLIPPGIYRRDENCEYRRTNTDQPAIRLCSTWWDSNEVLTNSTIEELIMGLSSQIAEKEDNLLGTDIRNNLFGPMEFSRRDLGALNIMRGRDNGLPDYNTARAHFKLPRRKTWNEINPELFNKNPSLLRTLVEIHSNNLNNVDVYVGGMLESSAGPGELFSTVIKEQFLRLRDSDRFWFENEENGIFTRSEIEEIRRVTLWDVIINATGISPDSIQRNVFVWEGGDPCPQPYQLNSTMLEPCVPLQRYDYFEGSELVYIYACVFLGFVPILCAGAGYGLVKLQNRRRRRLKILQEAIQRQQDGKISVDKMIVREWLHANHRRLVKVKFGPEAALHIVDRKGEKLRTFDFSDVNTVTMEESQENASGHRKALVLLRIPRDYDLVLELDSLASRRKFIAKLEAFLASHKKHFTRSQVGRDIMLAKAETKERRQKKLEQFFREAYALTFGLRPGERRRRSEDSDSGEVVTVMRTSLSKSEFASALGMRADAVFVKKMFNIVDKDRDGRISFQEFLDTVLLFSRGKTEDKLRIIFDMCDKDSNGVIDKEELSEMLRSLVEIARTTSLSDDHVTELIDGMFQDAGLERKDYLTYNDFKLMMKEYKGDFVAIGLDCKGAKQNFLDTSTNVARMTSFHIDQLPAEDSKSWARKQWDAMSTFLEENRQNIFYLFVFYVTTIALFVERFIYYSFMSEHTDLRHIMGVGIAITRGSAAALSFCYSLLLLTMSRNLLTKLKEFSIQQYIPLDSHIQFHKIAACTALFFSVLHTVGHMVNFYHVSTQPLAHLRCLTSEISFPSDARLTISFWLFRTVTGLTGILLFVVMTIIFVFAHPTIRQKAYKFFWSTHSLYVVLYALCLIHGLARLTGSPRFWIFFVGPAIIYALDKMVSLRTKYMALDIIETELLPSDVIKIKFYRPPNLKYLSGQWVRLSCTAFRSNEFHSFTLTSAPHENFLSCHIKAQGPWTWKLRNYFDPCNYNPEDEHPKIRIEGPFGGGNQDWYKFEVAVMVGGGIGVTPYASMLNDLVFGTSTNRYSGVACKKVYFLWICPSHKHFEWFIDVLRDVERKDVTDVLEIHIFITQFFHKFDLRTTMLYICENHFQRLSKKSIFTGLKAINHFGRPDMTSFLKFVQKKHSYVSKIGVFSCGPRPLTKSVMSSCDEVNKGRRLPYFIHHFENFG, encoded by the exons GGCAACTGGTCACGTCGGAGATCATCATGGCCAGCGAAAGTGGTTGCCCCATAGAGTACCATCGGATCGACGTAGACAAATGTGATCCGGTTTTCGACAAGGAGTGCCAAGGTAACAAGTACATTCCCTTCCGGCGAGCGGATTACGACCGGCGAACCGGACGCAGCCCCAATAGCCCTCGTGAACAG ATAAACAAAGTGACGAGCTGGGTCGACGGTAGCTTCATCTACTCGAGCAGCGAGGCGTGGGCGAACACCATGAGGTCCTTCAAGAACGGAAGTCTTCTCATGGAGCCCACGAGAAACTTCCCAGTGAGGAACACCATGCGCGCTCCACTTTTCAATCACGCGGTGCCGCATGTTATGAGGATGCTCAGCCCGGAACGCCTTTACC TTCTCGGTGACCCACGGACGAATCAGCACCCTCCTATGCTGGCCCTGGGAATATTGTTCTATCGGTGGCATAATGTTGTTGCCACGCGGATACAGCGCGAACATCCAAACATGTCCGACGAAGACGTTTTCCAGAGAGCTCGACGTATCGTTATTGGAACGCTGCAG AATATTATTCTATACGAGTACCTTCCAATGCTCTTGGACGAAGATTTGCCACCCTACGCGAGCTACAAGCCGGATCTCCACCCAGGGATCAGCCACGTATTCCAAAGCGCTGCCTTTCGATTCGGTCACACCCTTATACCACCCGGTATATACCGTCGGGACGAAAATTGCGAGTACAGGAGAACCAACACCGACCAGCCAGCCATCAGGCTCTGTTCCACCTGGTGGGACTCAAAC GAGGTCTTAACCAACAGCACCATCGAGGAGCTGATCATGGGCCTGTCCTCCCAAATAGCCGAGAAGGAGGACAATCTCCTGGGCACAGACATCAGGAACAACCTCTTTGGCCCCATGGAGTTCTCTCGCAGAGACTTGGGCGCCTTGAACATCATGCGTGGCAGGGACAATGGTCTCCCAGACTACAACACCGCCAGGGCGCACTTCAAGCTACCTCGGAGGAAAACGTGGAACGAGATTAATCCAGAATTGTTCAACAAGAACCCTTCTCTGCTACGCACGCTAGTGGAGATCCACTCGAATAATCTGAACAACGTGGACGTTTATGTCGGCGGGATGCTGGAGTCCAGCGCTGGCCCTGGGGAGCTATTTTCTACCGTGATAAAGGAGCAGTTTCTTCGCTTAAGGGACTCTGATAGATTCTGGTTCGAGAACGAAGAAAATGG GATCTTTACGAGAAGCGAGATCGAGGAGATTCGTCGCGTTACTTTGTGGGACGTGATAATAAATGCAACTGGTATATCGCCAGATTCTATACAGAGGAACGTGTTCGTCTGGGAGGGCGGAGACCCTTGCCCTCAACCCTATCAGCTGAACTCGACGATGTTGGAGCCGTGCGTCCCATTGCAACGTTACGACTACTTCGAG GGGAGCGAGCTGGTGTACATATATGCCTGCGTTTTCCTCGGCTTCGTGCCGATCCTGTGCGCCGGTGCCGGCTACGGTCTGGTGAAGCTGCAGAACCGGCGTAGGCGGCGACTGAAGATCCTCCAGGAAGCGATACAGAGGCAGCAGGATGGGAAGATCAGCGTGGACAAGATGATCGTGCGCGAGTGGCTGCACGCGAACCATCGCCGGCTGGTGAAGGTGAAATTCGGCCCGGAGGCGGCTCTGCATATCGTCGATCGCAAAGGGGAGAAACTCCGCACGTTCGACTTCAGCGACGTGAACACCGTTACCATGGAGGAGTCTCAG GAAAACGCGAGTGGCCACCGAAAGGCGTTGGTGCTGCTCCGGATACCGCGGGACTACGACCTCGTCCTTGAGCTAGATTCCCTGGCGTCTCGTAGAAAGTTCATTGCGAAACTGGAGGCTTTCCTGGCCTCCCATAAGAAGCACTTCACGCGGTCCCAAGTGGGCAGGGATATTATGCTGGCGAAAGCGGAAACGAAGGAGCGACGTCAGAAGAAACTCGAGCAG TTCTTCAGGGAGGCGTACGCCTTGACTTTCGGCCTCCGACCTGGCGAAAGGCGTCGGCGATCGGAGGACAGCGATAGCGGCGAGGTCGTCACCGTGATGCGCACCTCCTTGTCGAAAAGCGAGTTCGCCAGCGCGCTTGGCATGCGGGCGGACGCTGTGTtcgtgaagaaaatgttcaacaTCGTCGACAAGGATAGGGATGGTCGTATTTCCTTCCAA GAGTTCCTGGACACCGTGCTGCTGTTCTCGAGAGGCAAGACCGAGGACAAGCTGAGGATCATCTTCGATATGTGCGACAAGGACAGTAACGGAGTGATCGATAAGGAAGAATTGTCAGAGATGCTGAGATCGCTGGTGGAAATCGCTAGGACCACCAGTTTGTCTGACGATCATGTCACGGAGCTGATAGACGGGATGTTCCAA GATGCTGGCTTGGAGAGGAAGGACTACCTCACGTACAACGACTTCAAGCTGATGATGAAAGAGTACAAGGGCGATTTTGTGGCGATCGGCCTCGACTGCAAGGGTGCCAAGCAGAATTTCCTTGACACGTCCACGAACGTGGCTCGTATGACCAGCTTTCACATTGACCAGCTTCCAGCCGAGGACTCGAAGAGCTGGGCACGGAAACAGTGGGACGCTATGTCCACGTTTCTCGAGGAGAATAGGCAGAATATATTCTATTTGTTCGTTTTCTACGTGACGACCATAGCTCTCTTCGTCGAGAGATTCATAT ATTACTCCTTCATGTCCGAGCACACGGATCTGAGGCACATTATGGGGGTTGGAATAGCCATCACCAGAGGATCCGCCGCTGCCCTGTCCTTCTGCTACAGCTTGCTACTGTTGACCATGTCCCGCAACCTCCTGACCAAGCTCAAGGAATTCTCCATTCAACAGTACATTCCTCTGGATTCTCACATCCAGTTTCACAAGATTGCCGCCTGCACTGCGCTGTTCTTCTCCGTTCTGCATACAGTGGGGCACATGGTGAATTTTTACCACGTCTCGACCCAGCCGTTGGCTCATCTTCGGTGCCTGACCAGCGAGATCAGCTTCCCCAGCGATGCTCGGCTGACGATCTCCTTCTGGCTATTCAGAACCGTAACAG GTTTAACTGGAATCCTCCTGTTCGTGGTGATGACGATAATCTTCGTGTTTGCCCATCCCACTATTCGCCAGAAGGCGTACAAGTTCTTCTGGTCGACTCATAGCTTGTACGTAGTGCTTTACGCACTGTGTCTGATTCACGGGTTGGCTCGGTTAACTGGTTCACCGCGATTCTGGATCTTCTTTGTCGGGCCTGCTATCATTTACGCCCTCGATAAG ATGGTGAGCCTCCGGACAAAGTACATGGCGTTAGACATCATCGAGACGGAGCTGCTACCGTCGGACGTGATAAAGATCAAGTTCTACAGGCCGCCAAATTTGAAGTACTTGTCTGGCCAGTGGGTGAGGCTCTCCTGCACCGCTTTCAGGTCCAACGAATTTCATTCGTTCACCCTGACCTCGGCGCCGCACGAGAACTTTCTGTCGTGTCACATCAAGGCCCAGGGGCCCTGGACCTGGAAGCTGCGGAACTATTTCGATCCCTGTAATTATAACCCAGAGGACGAGCATCCGAAAATAAGGATAGAAGGTCCATTTGGAGGTGGGAATCAGGACTGGTACAAGTTCGAGGTCGCGGTGATGGTCGGCGGAGGCATCGGGGTCACTCCTTATGCTTCCATGCTGAACGACCTCGTCTTTGGCACTTCTACGAACAGATATTCTGGGGTTGCTTGTAAAAAG GTCTACTTCCTGTGGATATGCCCCTCGCACAAGCACTTCGAGTGGTTCATCGACGTCCTCAGGGACGTCGAGAGGAAGGACGTCACGGACGTCTTAGAGATTCATATATTTATTACTCAATTCTTTCACAAGTTCGATTTACGTACCACTATGCTG TATATTTGCGAGAACCATTTCCAGAGGCTATCCAAGAAGAGTATATTCACGGGGCTGAAAGCGATCAATCATTTTGGTCGGCCCGATATGACGTCGTTCTTAAAGTTCGTTCAGAAGAAACATAGCTAC GTCAGTAAGATAGGAGTATTTAGTTGCGGACCACGTCCATTAACGAAGAGCGTGATGTCCTCTTGCGATGAAGTGAACAAGGGCCGGCGCCTGCCGTACTTCATTCATCACTTCGAGAACTTCGGCTAG